In Melospiza georgiana isolate bMelGeo1 chromosome 20, bMelGeo1.pri, whole genome shotgun sequence, the sequence CAGTTCCTGGAACATGAATGGACTAACATGCAGAGATTTCTCCTGGAGATTTCCAATCCTGAAACCATCTCAAACACAGCTGGCTTTGAGGGCTACATTGACCTGGGCCGTGAACTGTCCACATTGCACTCACTACTCTGGGAAgtcatttcccagctggagcaggtaTCCAGGGGATGGCAGGGGCAGCTTTGGGGATGGGAAATGATGGAGAAAATGTTGTTCATGTGATTCTCTGAAGAGACCCTCCAGTAACTGGCAAAGCCCATAGCTCTCTAGCAAAAAGCACAAGATGGTGGTGGTAATTGTTCTCTCTTtctgcccagggcactgccaccAAACTGGGGCCTCTGCCCCGGATCCTGCGGGACGTCAACGCCGCTCTCAGTAACCCGGCCTGCGTGCAGGTGTCGGTCACGGCCGAGCACGCCGCCTCCACGCCCAGTGCTGGcaacagcatctctgcagggctgcagaaaaTGGTCATAGAGAATGACTTATCTGGGTAAGAGACCAGCGGGGCCTGgccacacacagggacacgcaggacaggcaggacagggtgCAGCTGATCCACTGACCAGGCTCTCCCATTGCAGGAGTGGTGCTGGATGTAGTTCACTGCTGAGCAGTGATTCACAGACACAGTCACCCACATACTTTTTGACCTGATTAAGTAAGGAGCTTCATTCATGGGGAGGATGAGGCTTTTGCAGACCTCTAATATTTCTGTTTGTGGAAAATGAAATGGAGCCCACACAAACGGAAAGCCTGTGCTAGTAAAATAGTTTGTAAGTGGAAACTGCATAATATTTAACAGTTTAATTAGGAATGAAAGGCAGCAATGGCACTGGACTTGCTTTAATCAGAGCTTTCATCTCTAGTGCCTCCCAGCATGAGGTGCAATTATTTAAATCCAATGCTATGGAGGATCTCTGACAATATGCTTCCCCTCCAATACTTGCTTACAATGCACCATCTTTGATCAGCAGAATATTCACATGAAGCTACTGCAAAGCTCTTTCTTCCTATCCCCAAGAAATCAATATTGCATGAATGTGCATTGCAGCAGGAGTGGGGGGATAACCTTCAGCTGCCAGGCTTTAGCTCTGCTGTGTGAGCACTCACTGACCTGGGAGGCCTGGTGTGGACCCGGCCCCCACAGTGTTCTGTGCTGTCCAAATCCTTGCCATTGTGCCCACAGGAGCTTGCTGCCCAGGTACAGAGCAGGCACATGGGACTGGCATGGAGACAGCCTCCTTTGGGAGCAGGAAGGGTGCCACACACtgacccagagcagagcagcccccaggagTGTGTCCCTGAGCCTCGTGACAGTGCAGTGCCCTGCGTGCACACACTGCCCTCACTCACCTGCCCTCACCTGCCCGTTCCCAGGCCAGCCCGGGGCTCCACAGCACCCTCCCCACTCCTCACGCTGTCCCTggctgagccagccctgcccctgctcctgccagggctgggtcctgtccctgtccccatccctgtcccacacagctGCGCCACCCTGATTTCTGAGTGATTTCGTTTTCCTGCTCCGGTGCAGCATTCACaactcttcttttttgttttgttttcctctcctcttcttATGCACTGACTTCCCCGCAGTCTGATAGATTTCACACGGTTACCATCTCCAACCCCTGAAAACAAGGACTTGTTTTTTGTCACAAGGTCTGCTGGGGCCCAGCCCTCGCCTGCCCGAAGCTCCAGTTACTCAGAGGCCAATGAGCCCGACGTGCAGATGTCTAATGGCAGCAAGAGTTTGTCCATGGTGGACTTGCAGGACAATCGGCTCTTGGACAGCGGGGCCAACGCGCCCGGCACAGCCGACTCGCTCAATGACAGTCAGTCGTCCCTGGGGCAGTTGCAGGGCGTTTGGAGCACACGGACTCAGCAGAACAGCGTGACGGGCATGGCCACCGTGCGCCGGGTGGGCCAGACCCCCACCACGCCGAGCGGCGAGAGCGCGCCCGGCCGGCCGCAGCTGCTGGCGCCGCTGTCCTTCCAGAACCCCGTGTACCAGATGGCCGCCGGGCTGCCGCTGTCCCCCCGCGGCCTGGGCGACTCCGGCTCCGAGTGCCACAGCTCACTCAGCTCCCACAGCAACAGCGAGGAGCTGACGGCCAACAAGCACGGCTtcgccggccccgccgcgggcgAGGACTTCTCGCGCCGGCCGGGGGAGCTGGCCCGGCGGCAGCTGTCGCTGACCGAGAAGGGCGGCCAGCCCACGATGCCGCGGCAGAACAGCGCGGGGCCGCAGCGCCGCATCGACcagccgcccccgccgcccccgcccgtCAGCCGCGGCCGCACGCCGCCCTCCCTGCTGAACACGGTGCAGTACCAGCGACCTTCCAGCGGCAGCATGATGTCCTCTTCGCCCGACTGGCCCGGCAGCGGGGCGCGGCTCCGGCAGCAGTCCTCCTCCTCCAAGGGTGACAGCCCCGAGATGAAGCAGCGCACGATGCACAAACAGGTGAGTTCGGGCTGTCCGGGCCCTGGCACTGAAGGGGCCAGGTGGGGTTAGCCCATGGAGATTGCTGCCATGGGAGGGGATGTGGCTCTGAACTGCCACATCAGTGCCAGCCCCATAGTGGCATCACATGTGGGGATGTacctcagctctggcacctctGGCCCAAGACAGAGGCCCCCCAGGAACAGGAACACAGAGCAGCGTCCACTCCCGGTGTCCCTCTGCCACGTGGCACACTGGAGCGTGATGGTGGTAGGTGGCAGAGGCTCGAGGGCAATGGCAGCCACACCGCTGTCCTGCGCTACCATCTTGTCACTGCTTTGCCTGTCCATGCCCAGGCTTTCATCCCATGCCATAGCCAACCCCGTGCCATCCCCCAGGCTTGGAACAGACCCTGATCTCCTGTCCCTGAgagcctccctgctgctgctcccatcccaggggTCCAGGGCACTCCTGCACATTCCTGTTTGCCCTGTGAGACCCTCTCGTAGGAGCGGGGAGGAAGGAGCCCAGAGCGACGTTCCCGCTGGGATCCCAGTTCCAGACCACGTGCTGGGCTGCACAGAATTCCATCCCACTGTCCGTGGAGGTAAAATGGAAGGCAGTAGGTCACAGGCCTAAGGCCCTCTGGATGTCCTGCCATGGACAAATGGTTTTTATAGTGCTCATTTATTCACTCTACATTTCAAAACCAGCCCTACAGAACATTATCACAGTAAGAGCTCTGTGCCTAAAGAAGAGTtgtaaaagaaaagcaaacatggAGACTGGACAAGCAGCAAGAGCCCACTGCAACCAGACCCTGAGTTAGCTCAGGCCCTTCTCCAGCCCTCTGTGTTGCTGTGTGTGCCTctcccacacagcagctgtggagccTGGTCAGTGCTGCCCACGGAAGGTTGTTCATGCTCCCATCCGGGGCCGCTCCGTGATTCCGGTATCGATCCGTAAGCGCCGGcattagcagcagcagcctctgtgtAACACAGTCAATGCTCGTTAGGGacagagggcacagagctgtgcaagcAGCAGAGGCCTGGATGTAGCAGGgtttcttccagaaaaacaaGGATTCTCCAGGTGGCCATCGGAAAGCTCTGGCCAGGTTCTCTTCACAGAAGATTCCTCCACCCACGCCCGTGGTCCTCATTCTCTTCAGACCTGAAGTCTCAGAATGCCTCTCTCACCCTCACTCTGCACATTTTATTTGCATATTGGCAGCATGAGGATGTAGCCACCAATGCTCATGAGCCAGGTCTGATGCTTCTGATTCATAATTCTGGAGGTAGAAGACCAGACTGGAAGATGGCATGGGAAAGCCCCTGACCCCAATGAGGGAATGAAACCATTCCCCACTCCTTCTGACACAGAACCTCCTGTTCTGCTGCCTGACAGTGACTGGGTTTCTAGATCCAGAGGCTGGAATGAAGGAGAAAGTTTCTGACATTTCTGATTTGTTAACTTGAATTCTCAAGTCATTAACTTGAATGACCAAGGCATGCAGATCCCATGTGTTCATCACACTGTTTACTGCAGCTTATAACAAGGCAAGATGGAAGGGAAATAGCTGAAGAGTGACTTTCTTGTGTTGTGGTTGGAAAATATTTGGGCAGTGGCACTGGCAGTCCCTGCCCAGGCCAGGACTGAAAGCAGCAGACGTGGCTGTAGCTCACTGACCATGGAACATCACTAGTAAGTGATACTGAGCATTCAGACCTCTTCAGCATCCTCAGTGCAGCCTCAgctgaaaataaacttttcttctCAAAGAAGGTACCTGTACAGTCATAAAGGAGAGTTTCAGATCTTGTTTTATGGAATCCATGGAAGCAAAGATGGCTCATAACAAGATGAAGACTTGAGAGAACTTTGCTCATGGAGTGAAAAAACCACATCCAGCCACTCTGCTCACCTGCAGGATCTGCTCAGACACCGGGGCCATGACTTGGAGCAGGTTCCACTGCTTGACCCAAAATAATGTCCAACTGCAGAACAGGAGTTGTTCCtgttccagctccagctgctctggtaGCTCAGCCCGTTGCTGTCTGAGCAGCGTGGGAGAGGGTCTGCTTGGAAGGAAACTCTCTCTCTCCAGCTTCATGACCATTTGTGTtacaggtttttcttttgtcatgGTTGTATCATTGTTTCATTGTAGGCCCCTTCTCCTGTGAACCCCAATGCCCTGGACCGCACTGCTGCTTGGCTTTTGAATATGAACATGCAGTTTTTAGAAGATGAAAGCATTGACCCAGATTCCAAGCACAGGGATAAGCTCAGGAATAAGGACGAGCTCAGCCAAGCAGAAAAGGTAAAACCTGATTGGATTGAAACAAGTTTCTGAATAGAGAGAGGATTTCCTTGAATGTTATCCCCTGAGCACCCTGGGGAGAAGGTGGGCTGTGTGCAGGTCCCTGTGCAGCAGAGGGGCCAGGTTGCTCCCTGTCCTACTCAGCCTCCCAGGGAACTTGTGGGGAACGTTTGGGAGGCTTTCACACCCTCAGTGACTGGAATCACCTTCTGATGAAAGCAAGTAAGAAACACAGGAGCCAGGAATCAAGTGTTGATGCTGCCCTGAAACAAATTCTGCAGCCAGCCAGTGCCTCTTACTCTCCCCATTCCAAGTcacccagctgctgggaagatTAAAAAAGGGATTTAGCACAGTTGTAACAGAGATGGAGTAAGGCACAGGCAGCCTCCTGCCTCACAACAGGGGCATGGAGCAGGAAGCAGCTTCCATGTCAGAAAGCTGTTCATAGACCTAAAATTAAGCCCAAATTTTGGTCTCAGAGACAGCTCTGGTGCCTGAGGTGACTTTGTGGCACTTCCACAAGGTTATGGCAGTGTCACACACATCAAAACATGGCCAGTCCAGGGGTCTGCCAGGAAGCCATGTGCAGAGTATTCAGTCTTGGcccctgggcacacagagacTCTGTGCCTCTGAAGCAGAGgggtgctgctcccttcccctccttcctgGGCAAGTCTGGGGTAGGAGAAGCTGGGAAGAGACAAAGTAGGCCTGGCAAGGATGAAAAAGAGGGATAAAAATGAGGATCCAACAGACAGAATCTGGGAAAATCCCATCTTTTCTAATTGCTGCTTCTGCAAGGTTCTTtctcagcagcctggctctgccaggaTTGTGGCAGTTGAGCATCAAGAGCATTTGGGATGTTTCCTCAATGTGCTTCTTTTCTATCACACCAACACTGCAGACATCAttcctccctcagcccctgttCTGTTTCCCAGCACAGACGTGTCTCTGGCTTTGTTCCAGTAGCCTTCCTGTGCTcattctgctgtgctgtgtcatTTGGGGGCTGTCACCTCTTAAACCCAAGGAAAATGCTGAGGGCAGGTGGTTTAGGAGCCAGGAGGTCCAAGgtagcagctcccagctgccccaggaaGATCAGGGCAGTTTTGTGGGTTCAGCCCATCCTGACTGGCACAGTGGTGGGGTTACAAACTCTGATGGCACTGCAACATCCCCAGTGCCTGCcccaagcccagcaggagcccccCCAGGCTGTCTCATTGCCATGCAGCATCTCTCCTTACTCTGCTGTCCCATCAGTCACTGACATTCAAGATCACCATTAGCATAACCTCTCTCCCCATCACTGTAAGACCTGAATGGTAACTGAGAATGAGACAAGTGTTCTAGAGACAGGAGCGACTCCTTCGGGCTCTGAGgcctctcctgctctcctctgagCTCACTTACGCTGCTCCTATTTTAAGGCTAGGGTAGGTATTTAATCTTTCCTGTTCAAGCAACTCCCTGCTGTCTGACTTTAGTGCTACTGCGCAGCTTTGTTCCCTCATTGCTTCAGGTTCCATGTGCAAGCCCTGCCGTTGCTGTGCTGCAGTAAGAGCTTTGCTAAAGGAAAACCGCCTTGCTCCAGTACTTTTGCAGTTCAGGAAACCATCAGCTTCCTAAGTTTTCAatcctctggagctgcagttGTTTTTGCAGTGCAGTGgtgcaaaaatatttgcagttatTTTTGAGTGGGGTGCTGGTcagtccccagcagcagcctggctgccctccccTCTCCCTAGGGCTGGTCTGGAGTCCCACAGTCCAGGAGGACTCTCAGAGCTGGGACATGACCCAGCCCGTCATTGCAGGGCCTACCCAGCTATGATGGCCAAAGGGGAAAGGCCAAGTCAAGACACAACAGAGTGCACTTCTCTCAGTTCATTAATTGTAGCTTTAACACCCTTCTGACTCACATTGAAGCCTTTTTCCTGTATCTGACTTTAAAAGCAACGTGCTACATTATCAGCTGCATGTTAATTATTCTAAAGTTATTGCAGTTGagatgcttttttaaaagactATGtccaaatataatttttttaaattaaagcagTTTTCTTGTGCACACACTCACTGGATTTTCCTTTAGCAAAGCAAGTTTACTGAATGCTGTGCTGCCGCAATAGCTGAACCCAGTTTTACCGAGTTCAAAAgctcttaattttttaaattgctttatgTAATTCTGCTGCTGATTTATAGCTTCACCCAAATGAACAGTACAACTGTGGGGTCTTGGCTTCATGCAGCAGCTCTTCTTGGACTGAACCCTGGTTTGATGTCTGAGTTAAATACTGGGCCCCAAAAGGGAGcagtgctctgtgccctgcccagccagcacGGTGCCCTCGGCTCGATGAAGGCTGCAGAGACAGCAGTGTCCTGCATTTGTCCCTGCCCCTCGGGCCTGGCACCCAGCCTGCCCAAAGCCCCCCCGTTTATTGCTGCAGACTGAAGAGCTCCTGCGTGAACCCCAAACCCCGCgctgcagcctccctgcctgTGCGAGCCCCGCGCTGTCAGTGTGAGAAGCTGCCCGCCGCCTTTGCCAGGCCCGCTCTAACCTGCATTTCCCCTGTGAAATGCCAGACTCTGCTAACTGCCCGCTCTGTGCACCTGCCAGCGAGCTGCCCGCCCCGCGGACCCGGCATCGCCCCTGGCGCCGCGGACGAGACGGAAGAGGAGGTGTCGGCGAGCGGGGTGTCTGATACGGGTTTGCAGCTCTAGTCTGATACAAGGACAGGGGCTGAGCGGGCTTGGGGGaaagcctggccagggcagaCCCTACGAGGTAACGTGCCACGTGTGTTCTCTCctcctgtgtctgtccctgcacGCTCAGTACCAGCAGGACCTGGTGGTGCTGCAGGACAAGCTCCGCATCTCCAACAAGAAGCTGGAGGAATATGAGACTCGCTTCAAATGCCAGGAGGAGACCACGCAGAAGCTGGTGCTGGAGtaccaggccaggctggaggagagcGAGGAGCGGCTCCGGAGGCAGCAGGAGGATAAGGAGATCCAGATGAAGGGCATCATCAGCAGGTACAGGgagatggcagtgctgggatggcagtaaggcagggcagcctggctggcaTTAGAGCTCACTCCTTCTCAGGAGAATCAGGATTCTTTGGAGGTGCAGGCAGGTTTCACATATGGGTTTTCCCCTCAGTGTTACCTGGGACAAGGAGAACCCTGATGTTTTCCTGATGCACAAAGGCAGAACTTCAGGAGGGGAGAGTTTGGAGGCTCTGGCAGGCTTGTTCTGTTCATATAGCTATGGCTCTCATCACCATCTCTTACCTGGAACTCTAAATCCCTTTCTCCCACCCAGTGGGAAGTGGTTTACACTGGTCCAGGGCTGTTTCAGTGCAGCAGGTTTCACCTTTACCTGAGCCAAGCCCACTTAGTCCTTTCAGTCAGCCTTCACCACTGGGTCAGCCTTTGCTGTGCTGTCACTTCAGCTTTGGGGCTCCCTGCTAGAAAAAGCTCCTGGGAAGAGTGAGAGCCAAGAAAAAAAGCTTGGTTTGTGGATAAGAGAAGGCAGAGTGTGAGTGTAATACCTGGGTTTAGCAGAGCCCAGCCAATGTAATTTTTCCTTGTGTGCTCGGCTCCCAGACTGATGTCAGTTGAGGAGGAGTTAAAGAAGGACCACGCTGAAATGCAGGCTGCTGTGGATTCCAAGCAGAAGATCATTGATGCACAGGTGAGTGCCCCATGccaaaggctgcagcaggacacagtGGCTGTCACAGCTGTGTGCAGCCTTGGAGCATGGCACAGAGGGCGTGGGGTGGCAGTCTGGGGAGGGATCATGCCCACAACTTAGTCAGTGAAAGGATCCCATCCCCTGGAGCATTGCTTGGTGCTTCATGTCCCAGTAATGCCTGGGTCATCAGAACCTGGACACAAGGaacacacagcctgcccacagccaagCCTTTGGATTGTGATTTGCAGGATTGGGAAGCTCAGGTACTGCAATCAGTAACAGTGGAAGAGGAGC encodes:
- the DAB2IP gene encoding disabled homolog 2-interacting protein isoform X6 — its product is MPRLKESRSHESLLSPSSAVEALDLSMEEEVVIKPVHSSILGQDYCFEVTTSSGSKCFSCRSAAERDKWMENLRRAVHPNKDNSRRVENMLKLWIIEAKDLPAKKKYLCELCLDDVLYARTTCKLKTDNVFWGEHFEFNNLPSLKNITVHLYKETDKKKKKDKTNFIGQVNIPVSSVTGRQFVEKWYPVVSPNPGKGKAPGPMIRIKSRYQSMSILPMEMYKEFAEYITNNYMVLCSVLEPSLSVKNKEEMASALVHILQSTGKAKDFLTDLMMSEVDRCGENEHLIFRENTLATKAIEEYLKLVGQKYLQDALGEFIKALYESDENCEVDPSKCSSSDLPEHQGNLKMCCELAFCKIINSYCVFPRELKEVFASWRQECSNRGRPDISERLISASLFLRFLCPAIMSPSLFSLLQEYPDDRTARTLTLIAKVTQNLANFAKFGSKEEYMSFMNQFLEHEWTNMQRFLLEISNPETISNTAGFEGYIDLGRELSTLHSLLWEVISQLEQGTATKLGPLPRILRDVNAALSNPACVQVSVTAEHAASTPSAGNSISAGLQKMVIENDLSGLIDFTRLPSPTPENKDLFFVTRSAGAQPSPARSSSYSEANEPDVQMSNGSKSLSMVDLQDNRLLDSGANAPGTADSLNDSQSSLGQLQGVWSTRTQQNSVTGMATVRRVGQTPTTPSGESAPGRPQLLAPLSFQNPVYQMAAGLPLSPRGLGDSGSECHSSLSSHSNSEELTANKHGFAGPAAGEDFSRRPGELARRQLSLTEKGGQPTMPRQNSAGPQRRIDQPPPPPPPVSRGRTPPSLLNTVQYQRPSSGSMMSSSPDWPGSGARLRQQSSSSKGDSPEMKQRTMHKQAPSPVNPNALDRTAAWLLNMNMQFLEDESIDPDSKHRDKLRNKDELSQAEKYQQDLVVLQDKLRISNKKLEEYETRFKCQEETTQKLVLEYQARLEESEERLRRQQEDKEIQMKGIISRLMSVEEELKKDHAEMQAAVDSKQKIIDAQEKRIASLDAANARLMSALTQLKERYSMQTRNGISPTNPTKLQITENGEFRNSSNC